Below is a window of Oceanivirga salmonicida DNA.
AATTTACTATTTCTGGTTCTTCACTATCTCCTGTGTTAGTACTTGCATCAGGATTTGCTTCTGCATTTGCCTTTGCTGCTTCTTGATATATTCTTGTAGCAAAACCTTGTGCTACTTTACCTAACTCATCTATTTTTGCTCTTATTTCATTAACATCATCTGAATCTTTAACTTTTTTCAATTCTTCTAATGCTTTTTCTATATCTTCTTTTTCAGTTCCTTGAAGTTTATCTTCATTTTCTGATAACATTTTTTCTGTTGAAATTGATAATTGGTCTGCTTGATTTCTTGCCTCAACTAATTCTTTGAATTTTTCATCTTCTTCTGCATTTGCTTCTGCTTCTTTTTTCATTCTTTCTATATCATCTTTAGTTAAGTTTGATGAACCAGATATAGTTACTGAATTTTCTTTTCCAGTTCCTTTATCTTTTGCTGAAACATGTACTATACCATTAGTATCTATATCAAATGTAACTTCTATTTGTGGTACTCCTCTTTTAGCTGGTAATATTCCACCTAATGAAAATTCTCCTAATTTATGATTATCTGCTGCTTTTGCTCTTTCACCTTGTAATACAACTATTCCAACTTCTGGTTGATTATCTACTGCTGTACTGAATACTTGCGATTTTTTAGTAGGTATAGTAGTATTTTTTTCAATTATTTTAGTAAATACTCCACCTAATGTTTCTATTCCTAATGATAAAGGAGTTACGTCTAATAATAATACACCTTTAACATCTCCTTTTAATACTCCTGCTTGTATTGCTGCTCCTGCTGCTACTACTTCATCAGGATTGATTCCTTTATTAGGGTCTTTTCCAAAGTATGATTTAACCCATTCTTGTACTGCTGGTATTCTTGTTGATCCACCTACTAATAAGATTTCATCTATTTCATTTGGATTTAATCCAGCATCTTTTAATGCAGTTTGAACAGGAGTTTTTGTTGCTTCTATTAAATCTTTTGTTATTTCATTAAATGCTGCTCTTGTTAATTTTGTTTCTAAATGTTTAGGTCCACTAGCATCAACTGTTATAAACGGTAATGAAATTTGTGTTTCTAATGTAGTTGATAATTTTTTCTTAGCATCTTCTGCTGCATCTTTTAATCTTTGATAAGCCATTTTATCATTTCTTAAATCTATTCCATTTTCTTTTTTAAAGTTTTCTGCTAACCAGTCTATAACTTTTTTATCAAAATTATCTCCACCTAAGTGATTATTTCCTGAAGTTGCTAGTACTTCTACTACGTCATCTCCTATTTCTAATACTGATACATCAAATGTACCCCCACCTAAGTCAAATACTAATATTTTTTCATCTTTTTTCTTATCTAATCCATATGCTAGGGCTGCTGCTGTTGGCTCATTTACTATTCTTTCAACTTTTAAACCTGCAATTTCACCAGCATCTTTTGTTGCTTGTCTTTGCGAATCTGTAAAGTAAGCTGGAACTGTAATTACTGCTTCAGTTACTTTTGTCCCTAAATATTCTTCTGCATCTTTTTTTAATTTTTGTAATATTTTAGCTGATATTTCTTGTGGCGTATATTCTTTACCATGTACTTTAACTTTATAGTTTTCTCCCATATGAGTTTTTATAGAACTAATAGTTGAATCAGGTTGTGTTATTGCTTGTCTTTTTGCTATAGTTCCTACTACTACTTCTCCATTTTCTTT
It encodes the following:
- the dnaK gene encoding molecular chaperone DnaK, whose amino-acid sequence is MKIIGIDLGTTNSCVSVMDGGTYTIIPNSDGERTTPSVVNIKENGEVVVGTIAKRQAITQPDSTISSIKTHMGENYKVKVHGKEYTPQEISAKILQKLKKDAEEYLGTKVTEAVITVPAYFTDSQRQATKDAGEIAGLKVERIVNEPTAAALAYGLDKKKDEKILVFDLGGGTFDVSVLEIGDDVVEVLATSGNNHLGGDNFDKKVIDWLAENFKKENGIDLRNDKMAYQRLKDAAEDAKKKLSTTLETQISLPFITVDASGPKHLETKLTRAAFNEITKDLIEATKTPVQTALKDAGLNPNEIDEILLVGGSTRIPAVQEWVKSYFGKDPNKGINPDEVVAAGAAIQAGVLKGDVKGVLLLDVTPLSLGIETLGGVFTKIIEKNTTIPTKKSQVFSTAVDNQPEVGIVVLQGERAKAADNHKLGEFSLGGILPAKRGVPQIEVTFDIDTNGIVHVSAKDKGTGKENSVTISGSSNLTKDDIERMKKEAEANAEEDEKFKELVEARNQADQLSISTEKMLSENEDKLQGTEKEDIEKALEELKKVKDSDDVNEIRAKIDELGKVAQGFATRIYQEAAKANAEANPDASTNTGDSEEPEIVN